ATCACCGCAGGATTCGGCTCGCCATGGAACGGCGGTGTTGCTGCGATGATACGCGGCACGCCAGCGACCGATGCCGTTGCTACCGACATATGCGCCGAGGCCACCATCGGAAACTTGCCACCCGGCACGTAACAGCCGACAGACTGCACGGGGATGTTCTTGTGGCCGAGGATGACACCGGGCAGCGTTTCGACTTCAACGTCACGCATGGAGTCACGCTGAATCTGCGCGAACGCCTTCACCTGCTGCTGGGCAAAGCGAATATCGTCCATCTGCTGCTTCGGAACCCTGGCAATCAGTTGCTCGATTTCCGAGTCCGACAGGCGAAAGCTGGCCGGCGAGTATTTATCGAACTTCTCCGACATTTCACGCACGGCGGTATCGCCACGCGCTTCAATATCGGCCAGTGCGGACTCGACCGCCTGCCGTGTGTTGTGATGATTCGTCGAGCGCTCGGCTTCGCTTTTGCCGCGTTTCAGATAGGTTACTGCCATGCTGTCAACTCCCGTTGGCTGCTTGTTATTTGATGGATGCTGGTAGGCTGGATGAGCCTTGAGTCGCGGCCTGATCGATAGCGGCCTGGAAGCGCTCAGCCAATGCGTCGACTCCCTGAGCCATAAGGGTGTGGTCTGAACCGACGACCATGAAGCTGGCCCCCGCCGCCATCAACGGCTGCAGGTCCTCACCTGGCGCACAGTAAAGTCCGGTTGCCGCTTGCTCTGTACCGAGAATCTGTTCCACCTGACCGACAATTTCCTCGGCGAAGAAGCTGGCAAAGCCGCTGGACACCGCAAGATCCGCGCGGCCGATGAACAGTGCATCAACGCCATCAACGGCGGCAATCTGCTGGTACTCCTGCGCACCTTCAACGTCTTCAATCTGACAGATCAGGCATGTTTCCTGAGCGGTATCACGCAGGTGCTCGGCAAACGGGCGACGTCCGTAGGATGCAGCGCGCGTGGTGCCCGCAAAGCCACGACCACCCGGCCCGTAGTACATCACCTTGGCCAGCTCTTCGGCCTGAGGCGCCGACAGCACATGCGGCACGATGACACCGGCAGCCCCACTATCGAGTACAGCGAGCAGATTTTCCGGGGAGCCAACCGGCACACGCACCAGCAACGGGCATTGCACGGCACGACCGGCGATCATCGCCGCATCCAGCGTTCCGCGATCAAAAGGCGCGTGCTCCATGTCGAGTATCAAGAAGTCGAGCCCGGACGCCCCCATCACTTCAATGATGATCGGGTGCGGTGTCTTGATGAAAGCACCGAGTAAAGGCTCACGACGCTGGAGCCGCGACTTGAAATCGCTGAGAACATTCATGAAACACCTCTAAATGAAGGCAAGTCTGGGGACTGGAAGCCGTGCTGAAGATCAGTTGTGAAGATCAGTTGTGAAGAACCGTGCTGAGAGCACTGCCTCCCACCAGGAGGCAATGACACAACGGACCACAGGACCAGGCATCTAGATCAAGGCGCCCGCATCAGGCCCCGAGTCGATCCAGTCGAATCTGTGCCGCCCTGCGATGCCCTTCCAGGCCCTCACTGGCACTCTGGCGTGCAGCCGGAGGAGCCACCTGCTGGATGCCTTCATCCGTCAGCCACTGGTGGGTCGCGGTCTTGATGTAGGTCCCCACCCACAGGCCCCCGGTGTAGCGACCTGCCGCCATGGTTGGCAGCGTATGGTTGGTGCCGGAACACTTGTCGGAATAGACAACACTGGCCGCCTCACCGATAAACAGCGAGCCGTAGCACGATAGCTTCGCGGCAAGAGCTTTATCGTTCTCGGTATGAATCTGTAAATGCTCGGCGGCAACATGGTCGGAATAGGCAATCATCGCCGCTTCGTCGGCGACCAGCGCAATTTCGCCATAATCCTGCCACGCCGGGCCAGCAGTGTGTGCGGTGGACAGGCTTTCAAGCTGACGATCCACCTCGACCAACACCGCCTTCGCCAGTGCTTCGTCGGTGGTGATCAGGCCAACGCGAGTCCTGACATCATGCTCGGCCTGAGCCAGCAGGTCGGTGGCGATCAGTTCCGCATCACCGGTGTGGTCGGCGAGCACGAAAATCTCGGAAGGCCCAGCCAACTGGTCGATACCGACTGGGCCGAAGACCTGGCGTTTAGCCTCGTTCACGAATGCATTACCGGGGCCAACGATCTTGTCGACTCGCGGCACGCTCTGAGTACCGAATGCCATGGCAGCAATTGCCTGGGCGCCACCAATACGGAAGATGCGATCAGCACCGGAAAGGTGGCAACCCGCAATCATCGCTTCGTGAGCATTGGGCGGCAGGCAGGCGATAATCTCGCCCACGCCAGCGACCTTGGCCGGCACGATAGTCATGATCGGTGCAGAGAGCAGCGGATAGCGGCCACCTGGCACATAGCAACCCACACGCTCGAGCGGAATGTTGCGGTGCCCCATGTGTACGCCCGGCAGGATCTCGACATCGATCTCCGACAACGACCCGAGCTGCGCCTTGGCGAAGGTGCGCACGTTGTTGATTGCGAACTCGGTGTCCTTGC
This Halomonas huangheensis DNA region includes the following protein-coding sequences:
- the hisD gene encoding histidinol dehydrogenase — translated: MSIDQVTDVQEPDVQEPKAAQGDRTLAPNSVQAPTFIKAPKSDAGADSGQVESLVADILSRVREQGDAAVREFSQKFDNANLEVFEVTDSEREQAVANLDPQTRKDTEFAINNVRTFAKAQLGSLSEIDVEILPGVHMGHRNIPLERVGCYVPGGRYPLLSAPIMTIVPAKVAGVGEIIACLPPNAHEAMIAGCHLSGADRIFRIGGAQAIAAMAFGTQSVPRVDKIVGPGNAFVNEAKRQVFGPVGIDQLAGPSEIFVLADHTGDAELIATDLLAQAEHDVRTRVGLITTDEALAKAVLVEVDRQLESLSTAHTAGPAWQDYGEIALVADEAAMIAYSDHVAAEHLQIHTENDKALAAKLSCYGSLFIGEAASVVYSDKCSGTNHTLPTMAAGRYTGGLWVGTYIKTATHQWLTDEGIQQVAPPAARQSASEGLEGHRRAAQIRLDRLGA
- a CDS encoding HpcH/HpaI aldolase family protein, producing the protein MNVLSDFKSRLQRREPLLGAFIKTPHPIIIEVMGASGLDFLILDMEHAPFDRGTLDAAMIAGRAVQCPLLVRVPVGSPENLLAVLDSGAAGVIVPHVLSAPQAEELAKVMYYGPGGRGFAGTTRAASYGRRPFAEHLRDTAQETCLICQIEDVEGAQEYQQIAAVDGVDALFIGRADLAVSSGFASFFAEEIVGQVEQILGTEQAATGLYCAPGEDLQPLMAAGASFMVVGSDHTLMAQGVDALAERFQAAIDQAATQGSSSLPASIK